Below is a genomic region from Raphanus sativus cultivar WK10039 chromosome 4, ASM80110v3, whole genome shotgun sequence.
actcaacaaatatttgtaaacttttggtttggttttggacagaatatttttgggtcagttccgattcaagtttttgaatccggctagacattaattcggtccaaaatcaaaccgaaagtttacaaatataaaatttcggacctgtatcatgtgatagagaatgtgtttttttcaggtctttgggtcgggtttgggcCGTTTTTTTCCGGATCTGGATTTTTCAGATCGAAAATAtctggtccaaaaccaaaccgaaagtttacaaatataaaattttggatatgtattgggtcgagatatttagcctctgaatagtatatgaaatatccgaactccatttgaaaattccttaaaaatacacatactaaatttcctttgctgaaaaaatacatgaactttttaggcttcccgaaaaatacacgaactaattttggttgtctataaaatacatgaactttttaatcagaattaacggcgtctaacggcgtcttactattctgttagtcactgtttacaccgttaaaatcgaggtgtgaaaccttcaaaattcaaaagttcgtgtattttatagacaatcaaaattagtttgtgtatttttttggaagccaaaaaagttcgtgtattttttcagcaaaagaaattcagtccGCGTATTTTTAAGGAATCTTCCCTTCAATAAATTAGTCCTACCTATTATTATTTCCTCTCATATGAAAGATCAAATGAGCCTAATGTTGTTTTGTAAAACTAAAACTGTATAACTAGAAGCCACAGGTCTTTAGTGGGCTTGGGCCTAAAAACAATTTCAGCTCAGTATTGTATTGACTTTGCTGACATGGCATACTTTCATCAGAGCTCGTTCTGTGATTGGCTCATAGATATCCATGTGACGCTATTTccgctctctctctcccttgacTTGAGCGTCTATATATCCTGCAATTTATTTTCTCTTCGCACCAAACCAAAAAAGGAAgaccaataaataaaaaaaaaaagtcatcaaagaaagaaagaaagagccATGGACGCCATCGATTCCGTCGTCGATCCTCTCAGAGACTTTGCAAAGGACAGCATTCGTCTCGTTAAGCGTTGTCACAAACCAGATCGCAAAGGTACTTTTTACATTCACTTCTAACTTCCTTGGAATTCGTGTCTTTTAGATAGGTATGAAtgcatgagagagagagagagagagatctgtatttttttttcatcggTCTGATCTGCTGGATTTATCTTCGGATGGGAAGATCTGTATGTCGAACGGACAGATCCCGTGTTGTTATGTCTGAATCTGTGTGTGTGTTGGGTTTGGTTTTGTAGAATTCACGAAAGTGGCGGTCCGTACAGCGATCGGGTTTGTAGTAATGGGATTCGTGGGATTCTTTGTGAAGCTCATTTTTATCCccatcaacaacatcatcgTCGGTGCCACTTAGGTAAATCTTTTTTATACCAATTTAAGTTTGTACGGATTAAATTTTCCCAATCTTATTTGTATCCTGGAATTATCATTGAATTGGAAGGTGGCTTTTATGCACTAGTTTATACACTATGAGTTTGTTGATAGTCTTCTGGATTTGGTTGTCAAAAGAATAGACTTTGTGATTCGATTAACAGCATTGCATTAGCATGTTAAGTGACTATGAGTAATTGAAGATATATGAATTGATATCTAACTCttgtttatatttatcattattGTATTTGGGATATACTCTTATAATTCGTTTGGTTTGGCATGTTTGCAGATAACCAgcgaagaaaaagaagaagggtAGAAACAGCTTTCTTGTTTCAAGAAAACAatttcacagtttttttttttggttcagatACTCAGAAAGAGGAAACATATGTTAACCACACATTTGAGATCAGTTTCCAGTAattgcattttattttatatgttactTTTTATTTCGCTATACCGTTAGAATTTGCCGTTAGTTATGGTGACAAGACCCACAAAGATAATGATGAATCAATCaagttctattttattttagagaagTTTGCTATCCCTGTTTTATACTATTTCTGTTGGTTTCACTATTCCTACTTTTCTGTCACATAATTGCAACCAAACATACAAGTAAAACCGGTAGATAATATTACACTTGAACTACCAGCAACTAAAAGCCACATAcattataacttttttaaattactaatcgacaaattaatatacactaaaagtttttatagattaatataattttgtagtccttaattgagtttttggttcaattattatatcgataaattaataatttctataaattaataaaaaatatagctTTGATGTAGGTCCAACATTAGTAACTTATAGATGTTTCACTGTAATACGAAATGACTTATTGAAACAGTGTCTAATACTTCATTTCTAGAACGTTGTCTTGATCTGATTTCACCGGATCCCTGATCACGACAAAAGACTCATTATTAGTAGTACTATCCTTAATATTTACATTACTAAGAGTTTTGCCTCTGATTCACCACCGAAAACCCCCACTTACAAGAGTTATGGAAACAACCAGTCTCGTTCACCCTATCAACATCAAAATGATAACACGTTTGAATATTTTGATCAATATCTTTACCACTCCATTGACATGACATGTACTAAACTTTGTAATACTGATGTTTGGTAAAACCCTAACTGACAAAGCAAATGACTTGCCAACAAGAGCAAAGGGAAGAAGAGGATCTTGAAACA
It encodes:
- the LOC108851599 gene encoding protein transport protein Sec61 subunit gamma-1 → MDAIDSVVDPLRDFAKDSIRLVKRCHKPDRKEFTKVAVRTAIGFVVMGFVGFFVKLIFIPINNIIVGAT